A window from Sphingobacterium hotanense encodes these proteins:
- a CDS encoding NAD(P)-dependent oxidoreductase yields MKVALIGATGYVGSHILEELVSRNIEVTAIARDVEELKNKDHVLAVQVDINEEGRLASALKGNDAVISAYNAGWGNPNIYDVFLVGGRNILEAVKDAGIKRLIIVGGAGSLKVENDERLVDTAGFPGEIKPGALAAADYLEVVKREDELDWTFFSPSIEMNPGNPGTRTGAYRTAIGHPVFDHEGRSIISVEDVAVAIVDELENNQFIKKHFSAGY; encoded by the coding sequence ATGAAAGTAGCATTAATTGGAGCCACCGGCTATGTGGGTTCTCATATTTTAGAGGAGTTAGTTTCAAGGAACATCGAAGTAACTGCAATTGCTAGAGATGTTGAAGAATTAAAAAACAAAGATCATGTATTAGCCGTTCAAGTCGACATCAATGAAGAAGGCCGTTTGGCAAGCGCGTTGAAAGGCAACGATGCTGTGATATCAGCATATAACGCCGGCTGGGGCAATCCGAACATTTATGATGTTTTCCTAGTTGGAGGACGAAACATATTAGAAGCTGTGAAAGATGCGGGTATCAAAAGGCTTATTATTGTCGGTGGCGCGGGAAGCCTTAAAGTAGAAAACGACGAGCGATTAGTCGATACGGCTGGCTTTCCGGGCGAAATTAAACCTGGTGCATTAGCCGCAGCTGATTATCTGGAAGTCGTAAAACGGGAAGACGAATTAGATTGGACTTTCTTTAGCCCTTCCATCGAAATGAATCCCGGAAATCCAGGAACGCGCACAGGCGCATATAGAACAGCAATCGGACATCCCGTATTCGACCATGAAGGCAGAAGCATTATATCTGTCGAAGATGTTGCTGTTGCCATCGTAGATGAGCTAGAAAACAATCAATTTATCAAAAAGCATTTCTCGGCTGGCTATTAA
- a CDS encoding DUF1543 domain-containing protein codes for MNLFMLVLGGKPEGRFTEQHDVFFGIANELKDLVPYMNSFWPALEGKMHIDSWRKVTRVGNYEVRIVDKSETKATNVLKLFFVNLGGYKPNDMEEYHYKTLVVANDLAEASKIAKESTFYKHYESSHIDDKYGIDVDDIYQIEDLLQAEFKQKYQLQYEIAEDTVEDRLEVGYLKISKLLAS; via the coding sequence ATGAATTTATTTATGTTGGTACTCGGCGGTAAGCCGGAAGGTCGATTTACGGAGCAACACGATGTGTTCTTTGGTATTGCTAATGAACTAAAAGATCTGGTTCCTTACATGAATAGTTTTTGGCCGGCGCTGGAGGGGAAAATGCACATCGACTCCTGGCGTAAGGTAACGAGAGTTGGAAATTATGAGGTTCGCATCGTTGACAAGTCAGAAACAAAAGCGACAAACGTCTTGAAGCTGTTCTTTGTAAATCTGGGAGGCTATAAGCCCAACGATATGGAAGAATATCATTACAAAACCTTAGTCGTTGCGAATGATTTGGCTGAAGCTAGTAAAATTGCGAAGGAGTCCACGTTTTATAAGCATTATGAATCTTCACATATTGATGATAAATATGGTATCGATGTAGACGATATCTATCAGATAGAGGATCTGTTACAAGCGGAATTTAAACAAAAATATCAGCTGCAGTATGAGATTGCAGAAGATACGGTAGAGGACAGGCTAGAGGTAGGCTACTTAAAGATTAGCAAGTTGCTGGCTAGCTAA